A stretch of Triticum aestivum cultivar Chinese Spring chromosome 1D, IWGSC CS RefSeq v2.1, whole genome shotgun sequence DNA encodes these proteins:
- the LOC123182459 gene encoding polygalacturonase At1g48100, translated as MEARNAIALLLALVVAASFLCDGVHSRHHHHTKRHSVRPPSHAPGPSGPRRAPSPRHSSPSAPPPARTPPSAPPMPGPSDDGDNVYDVIKDFGAVGDGVTDDTDAIKTAWDTACQDDGEGVVLAAAGHSFLVHTTTFTGPCQGSVTLQIDGTIVAPSEPTTWPANSKRNWLVFYKADGMALRGSGLIDGKGQKWWDLPCKPHKGGSTHGPCDSPVALRFFMSNNVTVQGLRVQDSPEFHFRFDSCRGVHVDSLSISSPALSPNTDGIHVENTQDVLITNTVVSNGDDCVSIGAGTLNVHIENVTCGPGHGISIGSLGKQGSRACVANITVRNAVIRHSDNGVRIKTWQGGSGSVSAVTFENVRMDAVRNPIIIDQYYCLTKSCENATTAVFVSDITYAGIRGTYDVRGPPIHFGCSDAVPCTNITLSGVELLPASGDTVDSPFCWNVYGNTTTPIVPPVACLIEGVPRNVDDTSSLKCY; from the exons ATGGAGGCCCGGAACGCCATTGCGCTGCTCCTCGCGCTCGTGGTCGCCGCGAGCTTCCTCTGCGACGGCGTCCACAGCCGCCACCACCATCACACGAAGCGCCACTCGGTGCGGCCGCCGTCCCACGCACCCGGGCCTTCGGGCCCGAGGCGTGCTCCTTCGCCTAGGCACTCGTctccgtccgcgccgccgccggccaggaCGCCGCCGTCGGCCCCTCCAATGCCGGGCCCGTCGGACGACGGCGACAACGTGTACGATGTCATCAAGGACTTCGGCGCGGTCGGAGACGGCGTGACGGACGACACGGACGCGATCAAGACCGCGTGGGACACGGCGTGCCAGGACGACGGGGAGGGCGTCGTCCTCGCGGCCGCCGGGCACTCGTTCCTGGTGCACACCACCACCTTCACCGGGCCGTGCCAGGGCAGCGTCACGCTGCAGATCGACGGCACTATCGTGGCGCCGAGCGAGCCCACGACGTGGCCGGCCAACAGCAAGCGTAACTGGCTCGTGTTCTACAAGGCCGACGGCATGGCGCTGCGCGGCTCCGGGCTCATCGACGGCAAGGGGCAGAAGTGGTGGGATCTCCCCTGCAAGCCTCACAAGGGAGGAAGCACCCACGGACCTTGTGACAGCCCAGTG GCGCTTAGGTTTTTCATGAGCAACAACGTGACGGTGCAAGGGCTCAGGGTGCAGGACAGCCCGGAGTTCCACTTCCGGTTCGACAGCTGCCGCGGCGTGCACGTCGACAGCCTCTCCATCAGCTCCCCGGCGCTGAGCCCCAACACCGACGGCATCCACGTCGAGAACACCCAGGACGTCctcatcaccaacaccgtcgtctCCAACGGCGACGACTGCGTCTCCATCGGCGCCGGCACCCTCAACGTCCACATCGAGAACGTCACCTGCGGCCCCGGGCACGGCATCAG CATCGGGAGCCTGGGGAAGCAGGGGTCGCGGGCGTGCGTGGCCAACATCACGGTGCGGAACGCGGTGATCCGGCACTCGGACAACGGCGTGAGGATCAAGACGTGGCAGGGCGGCTCTGGGTCGGTGTCGGCGGTGACCTTCGAGAACGTGCGCATGGACGCCGTGCGCAACCCCATCATCATCGACCAGTACTACTGCCTCACCAAGAGCTGCGAGAACGCCACCACCGCCGTCTTCGTCTCCGATATCACCTACGCCGGCATCCGGGGCACCTACGACGTGCGCGGCCCGCCCATCCACTTCGGCTGCAGCGACGCCGTGCCCTGCACCAACATCACCCTCTCCGGCGTCGAGCTGCTGCCCGCCTCCGGCGACACCGTCGACAGCCCCTTCTGCTGGAACGTCTACGGCAATACCACGACGCCCATTGTGCCGCCGGTGGCGTGCCTCATAGAGGGCGTGCCCAGGAACGTGGATGATACCAGCAGCTTGAAGTGTTACTGA